From Terriglobales bacterium:
TTACGTGCGCAAGTGCGGCTTCGAGCGCGTGATCGTGGGGCTGAGCGGCGGCATCGACTCTGCCCTCACCGCCGTCACCGCCGCCGACGCCCTGGGCGCCGCGAACGTCACCGGAGTCGGCCTGCCCGGGCCCTATTCCTCTCCCGGCAGCCTGGAGGACGCGCGCGCGCTGGCCGCGAACCTCGGCCTGCGCTTCGAGGAACTGCCCATCACGCCCATCTTCGAATCTTTCCGCGCCGGACTGAAGAATGTTTTCGCCGGCCGCCCTGAGGATGCCACCGAGGAAAACATTCAGGCCCGCATCCGCGGCGACCTGCTCATGGCGCTCTCCAACAAGTTCGGAGCGCTTGTGCTGGCCACCGGGAACAAGAGCGAGCTGGCGGTGGGCTATTGCACTCTCTACGGCGACATGGCCGGCGGCCTGGGCGTAATCTCCGACGTGCCCAAGACGCTGGTCTATCGCCTGGCGCGGTACGTGAACGCGCGCCGCCCCGTCATCCCCCAGGCCACGCTCGACAAGCCGCCCTCGGCCGAACTCCGCCCTAACCAGCTCGACAGCGACACCTTGCCGACCTATGAGGTGCTGGACGTGATCCTCGAGGACTACGTCGAGGACTGCAAGAATGCGGAAGAGATTGCCGCCGCGCGCGGCTTCGACCGGGAGCTGGTGCGCCGCATCATCGGCATGGTGGAGCGCAGCGAGTACAAGCGGCAGCAGGCCGCCCCCGGCCTAAAGATTTCGGCGAAGGCCTTCGGCACGGGCCGCCGCCTTCCCATCGCCAGGAAATCCGAAGGCTAGAACCCGCGAGGTTGAGAATGATCCGCAAGACCTCTTACGTTGGACTGTTGTTGTTGCTCGCCGCCACCGCTCTGGGCCAGGCCAAGCCCCGGGCCCGCGACTTAGGCGTCCCCTTCGACGGCACGCCGGGACCGCTCAACGCCATCACCGACGTGGTCGGGGTCGAGGTCGGCCACACCACACTCATTGCAGGAGAAGGGAAGCTTCAGGTGGGCGTCGGCCCGGTGCGCACTGGGGTGACCGCCGTCCTGCCCCGCGGCAAGGCCTCCAGCGACCCGGTCTTCGCCGCCTGGTTCTCCTTGAACGGCAACGGGGAGATGACCGGCACCACTTGGCTGGAGGAGTCGGGCTTCCTCGAAGGTCCGGTGATGATCACCAACACCCACAGCGTGGGGGTGGTGCGCGACGCCGTGGTCGCCTGGCGCGTGAAACGCGGCCGGCCGGCAGACTCCGAGTACTGGTGGTCGCTCCCAGTGGTGGCCGAGACCTGGGACGGCTACCTCAATGACGTCAATGGCTTCCACGTGAAACCTGAACATGTTTTTGAGGCTTTGGACAGCGCCCGCGCCGGCGGCGTTCCCGAGGGCAACGTGGGCGGCGGAACCGGCATGGTGTGCCACGAGTTCAAGGGCGGGATCGGGACCGCCTCGCGCAAGCTCGATGCCAAGGCCGGTGGCTACACCGTGGGCGTCCTGGTGCAGTGCAATTACGGACTGCGGGACCAGTTGCGGATCGCCGGCGTCCCCGTCGGCCGCGAGATCCGCGACCACATGGTCTACAGCCAGGAGAACGGCTCCATCATCGTGGTGGTCGCGACCGACGCTCCGCTGCTGCCGCATCAGCTCAAGCGCCTGGCGCGCCGGGTCTCGCTCGGGCTGGGCCGCAACGGCAGCGTTTCCGGCAATGGCTCCGGCGACATCTTCCTCGCCTTCTCCACCGCCAACCCGGGCGCGGCGCAGACCACCGGTCTGCGCTCGCTCTCCATGGTTCCCAACGACCAGATGGGCGGGCTCTTTGAAGCCACCGTCCAGGCAACGGAAGAGGCGGTGGTCAACGCGCTGGTGGCGGCCCAGACCATGACCGGGGCGGACAACCACACCGCCATCGCTCTGCCCCACGATCGCCTGCGCGAGGTGCTGAAGAAGTACAACCGCTTGGAGAAGTAAGAGGCGCTAGCGCGTGGGCGGCATCCAGAATTCCCGGCCCGCCAGGTTCTGCTCCGCGCGGCGCACCAGGCGCGGTGTGATGACGATGATCAGCTCGTCCACGGTGTGCTCGCTGTCTTGGTGGGCGGTCAGCTTCCCCAGCACCGGCACTTGCCCCAGCCCGGGGAGGCCGGCGAGGATGCGCTGCTCGGAGCGCGAGACCGCGCCCGCCACCACCGCCGTCTCGCCCTCCTTCAGTGTGAGGGATCCCGTGTACTGACGGTGGCTGAGCAGCGGGATGCCGTTGAGGCTCTGGGAACCCAGCGCGCTGACATCCAACTCGAGCTGCAGGCTGATGTCCGAGCCGCCGTTGTGCACGTGCGGCGTCGCCTTCAGTACCAGCCCCAGATCCTGATACTGGAAGGAGGGGAAGGCCGGGCGGAAAGAGTTGTTCTCGATCACCTTCGAAAGCGCAGGCGAGTTCAGGAGGGGCGCGAAGGTCGCGTTCAGGATGGGGAAGCGTGTCCCAATCTTCAGAGTGGCCGCATCGCCCTCCGCGGCCCGCAGGGCGGCGTTCTCCAGGATGCTCACGCGCGAATCGTTAAACTCCAACTGGGCGGACGCCGGCGGGATGACCACTCCGAACAGCGTCCTGCCACCGCCGAAAGTGGCGATGGGCTGGCCTAGCAGCGAGTTGGGTGAGGCCTGCAGTTGCGCCAGCAGCGCTGCCACCGCCTGCGCGTTTGCCTGGTTGATGCCGCCCGACTGAATGAGCTGGTTGATCAGGTCCTGGATGCTGGGGTTGGAGGCCAGCGCCAGAACCTCGGAGGGCAGGTGGAGCAGCCGGAACTGCAGCGGCAACTGGGTGCCGATGTTGTGGCGCGCGGTGCGCGCCACCTCCAGCACCTCAACGTTCATTTCCACCTGCGGGCGGCCGGCGGCCAGGCCGTCGAGGAATTGTGTCACCGCGTCCAGCACCGGCTTGGGCGCGCGGATCTGCAGTGAGCGGGCCTCCGGCTGCACCGTCACGAAGCGCACATCGAAGAGCGTGCGCAGCAGGCCCGTCAGTTCCGTGAACTCCTTGGCCGAGGCGGCTTCTTCCAGATAGAATGTCCGCAGCGACATGCGCTCGAACTGGCGGCGGTTCTCCGCGTTGTCCGCGGCCACCAGCATCTCGGTCGAAGAGAGCGGCGTCCAAAAGCTCTTGCTCATCTGCGCGGCGATGCGCATGGCGGTCACAAAGTCGGCGTCTTCCAGGTCGAAGCGCACCGGACGCGAGGGCATCGAGTCGTCGAACACCGCCTTGACCCCGAAGGCGCGCGTGATCTCCTGGATCAGCCCGCGGGTGTCGCCGCGATAGTGGAAGTTCTTGCGCCCGGCGGCCGGCGCCAGTTCGATCTCGGTTGACTCCCATACCACCCGCAGCGTGGGCGAGATATCGGCATCCGGCTCGATCACTGCCTCCCGCAGGCGGTCGCCTGCGTAGGCGTTCGCGGGATCCACTTCCGCAGCGCCGCGGAACTCGGCCATTGCTTCCACCGATTTGCCGGCCACCAGGAAGTTGTTGCCGCGTTGCAGGTGCCCCAGCACCACCTGCTGACGGAACGCCTCGCGCGCCGTCAGGTATTCGAGGTTCTTGGGAGCGAGCTGCGTTGCGGTGTCGAAGGCATCCAGCGCCTCCCGCGATCGTCCCGCCTGGGCCAGCGTCACGCCGCGCTCGAACGACTGCCGCGCTTGCTTGGGCTCCTGCGCCGTGCAGCCGGATTCCGGCTTCGCGCATCCAGGCGAGGCCGGAGCAGGCTCCGCTGTCTGCGCCAGCGCCGCGCTGGCCAGCAGAAGCATCAGAATGGGCAGCGCTCGCTTCATGGAAGGTCCACAATTGTACTCTTCGCTGCGTGGGGTCACTGAGAACTGAGAACTGAGAACCGAGAACTTTCCTACTGCCTGCGCTCCAGGCGCTCGATGCTCGAAGCGCGGCCAGTCTCGGCGTCGCACTCGACCACCGCCGCGCACAACCGGACGTCACCCTTGGCGGCCTCGAAGCGCGCCGGCATGCTGGTGAGGAAGCGCTCCAGGATCAACTCCTTCTTCACTCCGATCACGCTGTCATAGGGCCCGGTCATGCCCACGTCGGTGAGGTAAGCGGTGCCCGAGGAGAGCAGCCGCGCGTCGGCGGTGGGGACGTGGGTGTGCGTGCCGACCACCGCCGTCACCCGGCCGTCCAGGTACCAGCCCATGGCCATCTTCTCCGAGGTGGCCTCGGCGTGCATGTCCACGAAAATCACCTTGGCCCGGATCTGCTTGAGCAGCGCGTCGGCGGTGCGGAAGGGGTCGTCGCTCCCGGCCATGAAGACGCGTCCTTGCAGGTTGAGGACGGCGTAGGGCACGCCGGCGCGCGTC
This genomic window contains:
- a CDS encoding P1 family peptidase yields the protein MIRKTSYVGLLLLLAATALGQAKPRARDLGVPFDGTPGPLNAITDVVGVEVGHTTLIAGEGKLQVGVGPVRTGVTAVLPRGKASSDPVFAAWFSLNGNGEMTGTTWLEESGFLEGPVMITNTHSVGVVRDAVVAWRVKRGRPADSEYWWSLPVVAETWDGYLNDVNGFHVKPEHVFEALDSARAGGVPEGNVGGGTGMVCHEFKGGIGTASRKLDAKAGGYTVGVLVQCNYGLRDQLRIAGVPVGREIRDHMVYSQENGSIIVVVATDAPLLPHQLKRLARRVSLGLGRNGSVSGNGSGDIFLAFSTANPGAAQTTGLRSLSMVPNDQMGGLFEATVQATEEAVVNALVAAQTMTGADNHTAIALPHDRLREVLKKYNRLEK
- a CDS encoding type II and III secretion system protein, with product MKRALPILMLLLASAALAQTAEPAPASPGCAKPESGCTAQEPKQARQSFERGVTLAQAGRSREALDAFDTATQLAPKNLEYLTAREAFRQQVVLGHLQRGNNFLVAGKSVEAMAEFRGAAEVDPANAYAGDRLREAVIEPDADISPTLRVVWESTEIELAPAAGRKNFHYRGDTRGLIQEITRAFGVKAVFDDSMPSRPVRFDLEDADFVTAMRIAAQMSKSFWTPLSSTEMLVAADNAENRRQFERMSLRTFYLEEAASAKEFTELTGLLRTLFDVRFVTVQPEARSLQIRAPKPVLDAVTQFLDGLAAGRPQVEMNVEVLEVARTARHNIGTQLPLQFRLLHLPSEVLALASNPSIQDLINQLIQSGGINQANAQAVAALLAQLQASPNSLLGQPIATFGGGRTLFGVVIPPASAQLEFNDSRVSILENAALRAAEGDAATLKIGTRFPILNATFAPLLNSPALSKVIENNSFRPAFPSFQYQDLGLVLKATPHVHNGGSDISLQLELDVSALGSQSLNGIPLLSHRQYTGSLTLKEGETAVVAGAVSRSEQRILAGLPGLGQVPVLGKLTAHQDSEHTVDELIIVITPRLVRRAEQNLAGREFWMPPTR
- a CDS encoding TIGR00282 family metallophosphoesterase: MRILFIGDIFGSPGRGIVRDHMADIVSGQKIDLVIANAENAAGGFGVTPSIVEELLELGIEVLTTGNHVWDKKEIIDYMRSADGDAKSAARRLLRPANFPAGTPGVGVFEGTTRAGVPYAVLNLQGRVFMAGSDDPFRTADALLKQIRAKVIFVDMHAEATSEKMAMGWYLDGRVTAVVGTHTHVPTADARLLSSGTAYLTDVGMTGPYDSVIGVKKELILERFLTSMPARFEAAKGDVRLCAAVVECDAETGRASSIERLERRQ